DNA from Streptomyces sp. Edi4:
CATGTGTGTCGGGAGAATTCGCGGGACGGGTGCGACCGGTGTGATCGAGTAGGCCCTTACAGGGTGCCCCGGGCGGGCTATTGTGCGGCTTATGGAGACGTCTGACAACGCCACTACGGCCGAAGAAATCACCCCGGAGCCCGAGCGCACCGGTATCGCCGCCCAGGACTGGGCGACGGCCTCCGCGGTGCCCCAGTACCGCGCGGCGGTGGTGGACCTCCTCGGCGCCCTCGCCTACGGCGAGCTCGCGGCCTTCGAGCGGCTCGCCGACGACGCGAAGCTCGCGCCGTCCCTGGCGGACAAGGCGGAGCTGGCGAAGATGGCGTCCGCGGAGTTCCTGCACTTCGAGCGTCTGCGCAACCGGCTCGCGGAGATCGACACCGAGCCGACGGCCGCGATGGAGCCGTTCGCCAAGGCGCTCGACGACTTCCACCACCAGACCGCGCCGTCGGATTGGCTCGAGGGCCTGGTCAAGGCGTACGTGGGCGACTCGATCGCGAGCGACTTCTACCGTGAGGTCGCCAGCCACCTGGACTCCGACACCCGCTCCCTGGTGCTCGCGGTGCTCGACGACACCGGGCACGGCAACTTCGCGGTGGAGAAGGTGCGGGCGGCCATCGAGGCGGACCCGCGCGTCGGCGGACGGCTCGCGCTGTGGGCGCGTCGCCTGATGGGCGAGGCGCTTTCGCAGGCCCAGCGGGTGGTCGCCGAGCGCGACGCGCTCTCCACGATGCTGGTCGGCGGCGTGGACGGGGTGGCAGCGGGCTTCGACCTCGCGGCGGTGGGCGAGATGTTCACCCGGATCACCAAGGCCCACACCAAGCGGATGGCCGCGCTGGGGCTTGCCGCCTAGGGTGGCTTGGTCCTGACGCCCCGTCAGTTCCCGGCGTTCGTCGGACCTCCCGGCTGCCGTCGGACCTCCCGGCTGCCGTCCAGCGTTCCCGGAGGCCGCCTGGCGCTCCCGGTGCCGCCTACGCCGCCGAGCGGCGCAGGCGGCGCGTGGGGCGCAGCAGCAGCGAGAGCAGGACGGCCGCGACGAAGACGGCGCCGAGCACGGTCGTGATCCCGTGGCCGGGGCCGATCGCGGAGTGGGTCAGGAAGGCACCGAAGAGACCCGCGAGCGGGCCCGCGCCCAGTACGACGCGGCGGTCGGGAAGCCGGTGGGACAGCCGGGCCGCGGCCGCCCACGCGAGCGCGAATCCCAGCAGGACGGAGCCGAGGGCTTCCAGAAGCATGTGCGTCGCCTCCCAGGGTGTGGCCAGGGCGGAACAGGTCACTGCCGTCCTACCCGAGCCTCGCGGAACGCAACCCTCCCCTCACCGGGAGGAATCAAGCCGCGCGATCCCGCGCGCCTTGGCATGCCGCGGCCCGTCGGGCTCGTCGGGCCCAGCGGACCCAGCGGGCCCGACGGACCCAGCGGACCCAGCGGACCGAACGGACCCAGCGGACCCAGCGGACCGAACGGACCCAGCGGACCGAGCGGGCCCGACGGACCCAGCGGACCGAACGGATCGAACGGACCCAGCGGACCGAGCGGGCCCGACGGACCCAGCGGACCGAACGGATCGAACGGACCCAGCGGACCGAGTGGACACGACGGACCCAGCGGACCGAACGGATCGAACGGACCGAACGGACCCAGCGGACCGAGCGGACACGACGGACCCAGCGGACCCAGCAGGCCCGGCGGACCCAGCGGACCCGACGGACCCGTCGGACACGACGAAGGGGCGCCGCCAGATCTCTCTGGCGGCGCCCCTTCGACGGTGACGCCTGCTACAGCGCTGTCGTGTACTGCGGCAGCTCCAACAGCTGGACCAGTACAGCAGATGGACCAGCTACAGCAGCTGGACCGGCTACTACAGCGCGCCGAAGCCCACGCGGCGGACCGAAGGCTCGCCGATCTCCACGTATGCGATCTTGTCGGCCGGCACCAGGACCTTGCGGCCCTTGTCGTCGGTGAGGCTGAGCAGCTGCGCCTTGCCGGCGAGGGCGTCGGCTACCGCGCTCTCGACCTCTGCGGCGGTCTGCCCGCTCTCCAGAACGATCTCCCGGGGCGCGTGCTGCACACCGATCTTGACCTCCACGGCTATGTCCCTCCGACCTCGTGCGGTGCGCGGTCAGCCGCGCCGTACGCTGCACACATTAGCCCGGAGAGGCGACCGGAAATGGCCGGTCGCTGAACGCCAGGAGCGAACAGAATCCAGGAATGACCGCGCGACGGCCGCTCAGTGGCCTTCGGTGGCGTGCAGCGGGAAGCCCGCGATACCGCGCCAGGCCAGCGAGGTGAGCAGCGTGACGGCCTTGTCGCGAGGGATGGTCGACTCGCTGGAGAGCCAGTAACGGGCGACCACCTGCGAGACCCCGCCAAGACCCACGGCGAGCAGCATCGACTCGTCCTTGGACAGGCCGGTGTCCTCGGCGATGACGTCCGAGATCGCTTCCGCGCACTGGAGGCTGACCCGGTCCACGCGCTCGCGCACGGCGGGCTCGTTGGTCAGGTCCGACTCGAAGACGAGGCGGAACGCGCCGCCCTCGTCCTCGACGTACGCGAAGTAGGCGTCCATCGTCGCGGCGACGCGGAGCTTGTTGTCCGAGGTCGACGCGAGCGCGGTGCGGACCGCGTGGAGCAGGGACTCGCAGTGCTGGTCGAGCAGGGCCAGGTACAGCTCCAGTTTGCCGGGGAAGTGCTGGTAGAGCACCGGCTTGGAGACGCCGGCGCGCTCCGCGATGTCGTCCATGGCGGCCGCGTGGTAGCCCTGCGCGACGAAAACCTCCTGGGCCGCGCCCAGGAGCTGATTGCGGCGGGCCCGGCGCGGCAGGCGCGTGCCTCGCGGGCGCGCCGCCTCGGTCTGCTCGATGGCTGTCACGCCGCCTCCCAAAGTTGTTCTGTTGCGCGATGCACGCGCGCCGCCATCGTACTTTTGGGTAACCCGGCTGTGCGCGGTGCGAACGCAGAATTTCACGGACCGGACGCGCTGGGTAGCCGGAGGTACGGGGAGGAACCGGCACACATCACCGGTAGTCGTCCTCGTCGAGGGCGACCACCCGGGCCTGTTCGACGGCGTCCGCCTCATTGGCGGCGGCCGGGTCGACGCCGGTCAGCGGGTCGTCGTGGCTGGGCCGTACGTCCGTGCGCTGTTCGGCCGCGTCCGCCTCGGGGGTCTCCTCGGACAGCTCGGCGGTGGCGGTGTCGACGGACTCTTCCTGGAAAGTTTCCGGATCGCTGGGATCGACCGGCATGACTGCTCCCTTTTCGTCCACTTCGAGTGATTCGGGGGCTTCCTTACGAGCCTAGGAGTTCCCCGCGCGAGCCGCTACATCCCCCCGCATCCCGCCCGCCCCTTCGGCGGCGCCGAGCCGTTTCCCGCCGGACGGCGTGAACGCCTTGCGGCCAGCGATCCGTATACGCCCACGCGCCCCCTGTCGGGCCCGTCGCCGGTGTGATACTCCGGCCCTACTCCTGCGAGAGGAACGGATCGTGACTTGTACGAAGTGCGGCCAGGCGATGACCAAGACGCAAGACGGCTGGTGGATCTGCTATCCCTGCGGGACGTCCCAACCGGGATGACCCGCTGCCCACGCTGCGCCGCCCAGCTCGCGCACGGGGCAGGCGACTGGTGGCAGTGCACCCAGTGCGAATTCGAGATCGAGCACGGCGCCCTCCAGTACCACGAGGTGCTTTCGGCGGCGTTCGAGGAGCACCCGGCCGCGTTCTTCGCGTACGTCCTCCAGCGCCGCGACGAACTGCGTGAGGACGAACCGGCCTGGCAGCGCCGTCCCGCCGCCTGAGGGGGCGCCCGGCGTCCCCGCAGCGCCCGGCCCCGGACCGCCAACCGCCCTCCAGGTCAACGGGGTCGGATAGTAGGATCATCACGAACACATAACCGTACGTCCCTGACCTGCGCCGATTCATCAGAGAGAAGCTTTTGCCGCATGTCTTCGACCGAGTTGCCGCAAACCCCCGCCGCTGCCGCCCTGGCGCCACGGGTGAGCCCGGTCGGGGTCGCCGAGGGCGAAGAGCTGCGCTCCGTGAACCTGCCGGGGCTCACGCTGGCGATCAGGTCCCGGCCCACGAGCGGTCCCGGTCTCGAACCGGCGCTGTACGTTCACGGGCTCGGCGGTTCGTCGCAGAACTGGTCGGCGCTGATGCCGCTGCTCGCCGACCGGCTCGATGGCGAGGCGGTCGACCTGCCCGGTTTCGGCGACTCCCCGCCGCCCGACGACGGCAACTACTCGCTCACCGGGCACGCCCGCGCCGTGATCCGCCTGCTCGACTCCTCGGGCCGGGGCCCGGTGCACCTCATCGGCAACTCGCTCGGCGGCGCCGTCGCGACCCGCGTCGCGGCCGCGCGCCCCGACCTGGTGCGCACCCTGACGCTCATCTCGCCCGCGCTGCCGGAGATCCGCGTCCAGCGCGGCGCCTGGCCGACCGCGCTTGTCGCGCTGCCCGGTGTGGCCTCCCTGTTCGCCCGGCTCACCCGGGGCTGGAGCGCCGAGGAGCGCACCCGCGGAATGATGGCCCTCTGTTACGGCGACCCGGCGCGGGTGAGCCCCGAGGGGTTCGAGGTGGCCGTGCGTGAAATGGAGCGGCGTCTTCAACTACCGTATTTCTGGGACGCGATGGCCCGCTCGGCCCGTGGCATCGTGGACGCCTACACGTTGGGCGGCCAGCACGGGCTGTGGCGGCAGGCGGAGCGGGTGCTGGCGCCGACGCTGCTCGTGTACGGGGCGCGCGACCAGCTGGTCTCGTACCGGATGGCCCGGCGCGCGGCGGCCGCCTACCGTGACGCGCGTCTGCTCACGCTGCCCGACGCCGGGCACGTGGCGATGATGGAGTACCCCGAGACGGTCGCAAGGGCCGTACGGGAACTGATCGACGAGAGCGGCGGCGACGCCGGCCGCCGTGACGACCGAGACAACAGGAGCTGATCCGGGGCGTGGGACGACACAGCCGACCCAAGGGCTCCAGCGGCGCGGACCCGATACCCGAGGCGCGCGTGACGCCGCCGGCCGAGCGGCCGGGCCCCTCGTCCGGCGGCCGGCGCAGGCGCGACACCCAGGACGGCGGCCCCGGTGACGGCGGCGGGACCTGGCCCAGGGACGCGGCCCTCCACCAGGAGCAGGCCCGGCCGCAGGACCCGGCCCGGCGCACCGAGTCGGCGTGGCCGCACGACCCCGCCCGACCACAGGACGCGGTGCTGCGCCAGGAGCCGGCCCCTCACCACGGTCCGGACCGGCGGCACGCCACCGGCACGCCCGCCTTCGGCACCCCGCAGGTGCGCGGCGGACACCCCCAGCACCACGAGGGCGGGGCGCCCGAGCGGCACGCGAGGCCGTACCCGCTCCAGCAGGGCGCCGCGGGCCGCATACCGGGACCGCGCCGCGCCTACACCGAGGCCTTCGACGGTCCCGGCGCGACCGGCGCCCCCCGCACCGCGGGCATCCCCGCGCCCGCCAAGGGTGAACCCGGGACGCCCGCGCCCGACGCCACGGACAACACCTCCCGGGCGACCGGGACGCGCCGGACGGACAAGGACGCCAAGGGATCCGGGGGGTCCAAGGACGTCAGGGCAGCCGGGGCAGCCAAGGACGTCAGGGACGCCAGGGACGCCAAGGACGTCAGGGACGTCAGGGACGCCAGGGACGCCAAGGACGTCAGGGACGCCTGGGACGCCAAGGACGTCAGGGACGCCAAGGACCCGGCGGGCTCCAAGGTCTCCAAGGGGCGGACGTTCACCGGGATCGCGGCCGCCGCGGTGACCACCGTGCTCGCGGTCGTCGTCGCCGGACAGGTCACGTCCGACGGCGGCAAGCACGAGGTCGCGAGCCAGTCGGCAAGTGACAAGGGCCGGGCGGACGACGGCTCGGCCTCCCGCGGCAGCGGCCGGTCCACGCCCCAGGTGGCGCCGGCGGCGCAGACGTACGACCAGAAGATGGCCGAACAGTTCCCCCTCGACGCGAACCTCAAGGGCTCCGGCGAGTTCGAGCCGGTGCCGGGGGCCGACCCCGCGCCGGGCAAGGGGATCAAGTACC
Protein-coding regions in this window:
- a CDS encoding ferritin-like fold-containing protein translates to METSDNATTAEEITPEPERTGIAAQDWATASAVPQYRAAVVDLLGALAYGELAAFERLADDAKLAPSLADKAELAKMASAEFLHFERLRNRLAEIDTEPTAAMEPFAKALDDFHHQTAPSDWLEGLVKAYVGDSIASDFYREVASHLDSDTRSLVLAVLDDTGHGNFAVEKVRAAIEADPRVGGRLALWARRLMGEALSQAQRVVAERDALSTMLVGGVDGVAAGFDLAAVGEMFTRITKAHTKRMAALGLAA
- a CDS encoding DUF3152 domain-containing protein, with translation MGRHSRPKGSSGADPIPEARVTPPAERPGPSSGGRRRRDTQDGGPGDGGGTWPRDAALHQEQARPQDPARRTESAWPHDPARPQDAVLRQEPAPHHGPDRRHATGTPAFGTPQVRGGHPQHHEGGAPERHARPYPLQQGAAGRIPGPRRAYTEAFDGPGATGAPRTAGIPAPAKGEPGTPAPDATDNTSRATGTRRTDKDAKGSGGSKDVRAAGAAKDVRDARDAKDVRDVRDARDAKDVRDAWDAKDVRDAKDPAGSKVSKGRTFTGIAAAAVTTVLAVVVAGQVTSDGGKHEVASQSASDKGRADDGSASRGSGRSTPQVAPAAQTYDQKMAEQFPLDANLKGSGEFEPVPGADPAPGKGIKYRYRVDIEKGLDLDGTLFAEAVQKTLNDDRSWGHAGKMTFERVSSGKPDFVITLASPGTTGVWCAKSSLDTTEDNVSCDSAATDRVMINAFRWAQGSETFGWGKAMLAYRQMLINHEVGHRLGHDHTSCRKAGTLAPVMQQQTKTLDLNGIKCLPNPWVYPTS
- a CDS encoding DUF3107 domain-containing protein, which gives rise to MEVKIGVQHAPREIVLESGQTAAEVESAVADALAGKAQLLSLTDDKGRKVLVPADKIAYVEIGEPSVRRVGFGAL
- a CDS encoding TetR/AcrR family transcriptional regulator, with the protein product MTAIEQTEAARPRGTRLPRRARRNQLLGAAQEVFVAQGYHAAAMDDIAERAGVSKPVLYQHFPGKLELYLALLDQHCESLLHAVRTALASTSDNKLRVAATMDAYFAYVEDEGGAFRLVFESDLTNEPAVRERVDRVSLQCAEAISDVIAEDTGLSKDESMLLAVGLGGVSQVVARYWLSSESTIPRDKAVTLLTSLAWRGIAGFPLHATEGH
- a CDS encoding alpha/beta hydrolase, which translates into the protein MSSTELPQTPAAAALAPRVSPVGVAEGEELRSVNLPGLTLAIRSRPTSGPGLEPALYVHGLGGSSQNWSALMPLLADRLDGEAVDLPGFGDSPPPDDGNYSLTGHARAVIRLLDSSGRGPVHLIGNSLGGAVATRVAAARPDLVRTLTLISPALPEIRVQRGAWPTALVALPGVASLFARLTRGWSAEERTRGMMALCYGDPARVSPEGFEVAVREMERRLQLPYFWDAMARSARGIVDAYTLGGQHGLWRQAERVLAPTLLVYGARDQLVSYRMARRAAAAYRDARLLTLPDAGHVAMMEYPETVARAVRELIDESGGDAGRRDDRDNRS